The genomic interval GGTGCTCTCTGGCCCCAGTGTTACAAAATTACTAGCATCCAGATGTATGACCAGCACTTGGAATCCCGTAGGTGGGATGACTGTAGGGTGAGAATCCTCTTGCTCAGTTCCTGGCTGGGAAAAGATGACATCTAGAACCCCTGAGGCCATGAGTGGTCCCCTGGGTTCCACTATTGGGTATATTCAATCACTCAATACATAATGAGTCTGTtatgctctaaaccaggggtccccaaccttttttgggccacggaccagtttaatgtcagaaaatattttcacggacttgcctttagggtgggacggatacatgtatcacgtgaccaagacaagcgtcaagagtgagtcttagatggatgtaacagagggaatctggtcatttttaaaaaataaaacattgttcagacttaaatataaataaaacggaaataatgtaggttatttattctttctctgcagaccggtaccaaatggcccacggaccggtaccggtccgcggccctgggggttggggacccctgctctaaacagtGCCAGGTGTTGGGGATTAAAGATGAATGGAGAAATTAGCTGGGAGGATATAATTGAGTAGAAACTTTGAGCACTCTCTAAAaacctctaaaagaaaaaaaaagtggggtttAATCCGTTCTTTCGTCCAGGTGTGTGTGGGACGGAATGGGCCCGCCCATCGCGTTCTCAGGGGAAGATTTGAGAAGGATTAGATATATAATCCTGGGGCTTTCAGGAAGCCCTACACCTGGCCCTATTGTTCCTTTACTTCCCTGCAACCGATCCGGGAATTAGCGGTCTGGTCGGCAGCTCATTCGCTGTCAAGAAGCCTGGAGGAAGGAATGAATGACCGAGAATATTCTCCCTTGActcagagacaccccccccccccccacctcgtgGACGGTCACCTGGACCAGCAACGAGCCTTAAGGAACATTCAGTCGACATTCTTAGAATGTGTGACCGCTTTGAAAGGAGAATGGCGGGCGCGAGTTAGTAACCACTGGACGTCACAAATCCTGAACCAGGGCTTTAGCTCCTAGCGGTCCCCGCGGTCCCCCGTGCGCCCGCCTAGGCACAGGCTTCCGGGAGCAGCCCCGCGGAGCCGCCGCCGGAGGCGAGGCGCGGGCGCCGACTGGCCAGCGCGATCACCAGGCGGGGCCAACCCTTAAAGGGCCGGCGCAGATGAAGACCGGCTGTGGTCGCGGCGAACCGTAGGGAGGCGATGCCGTGTGGCCCCATGTAGGTTTCTCTTAAATCTCTCTATTCCCAGGCCCATGGAGCCCACGCGGGACTATCCACTGTTCGGGGGCGCCTTCTCCGCCACGCTCCCTCCCGGGGCCATTAATGTAAGGTGAGAAGGCCCCGGCGCTTGGGAGGCCAACCGGGTGGGTTGCAGAAAGGGGCCAGGGTCAAACAGGGCCTGCCTCGCCTCCTTCCAGCGACCTCCGACCGGTCCCAGACAATCAAGAAGTTTTCTGCCACCGCATGACGGACCAAAGCCTGATCGTGGAACTTCTAGAGCTGCAAGCCCACGTGCGGGGAGAAGAGGCAGCGCGGTGAGGAGGGCAGCCCATAGCTGGCCAATGGGAGGGCCAGATCCGAAGAAGTGGGCAGGGCCTGTAACTGGACGGTTGTCTGGGAAACGTGAACTCCAAGGGCAACACCCTATCACCCTAAATGAGCGATGCTTAGACTTAAAGATGCTTGTGGGGCAGCAGTGAGAGAGATGCTGCCCCATGACCCTCTTCCCCCTACTCCAGGTACCACTTCGAGGATGTTGGTGCGGTGCAGGAGGCTAGGACTGTTCAAGTGGAGACTGTGCAAGCCCTCCTTTTGGAGAACCTGGCCCTGAGAGGCTACTGTGAAGAAGCCTGGGTCCTCTCTGGCACACAGCAAGTAGCTAAAGAGAATCCGCAGGTGAGATGTCCTGGAGGGCTGAAGGGGGTGGCCCTAGGGCATCAGGTAAGCATTCTGACATTGGTCCTTTTAGGTAGCAAAGGACGTGACACTGCACTTGGCCTTGCTGCGGCTGCCTCAGTACCAGACTGATCTCCTGCTCACCTTCAATCAGCCCCCGTAAGGAGGACAGAAAGGGCACGTGGCTTATGAGTGGGGTTCCCAGGAATGTCAGCAGACAGGGGGTAGAGCAGGGAGGCTGGCTGGAGGGGTCTTCCAAGGAAGTGGGAGTGGTCCAGAGGTTTGGGGTCACAGATACCCAGATACCCCAAGGAACAGGAAGTGGGAACTTCCAAACACGGGGCCTGGATGatgttctctccctttctgttcccccacccccaagccctGACAGTAGGTCATCTCTTGACCCTGAAGATCTGTCACTTCTGCCCTGGAGCCTGGGTGACTTTGAACAGCTGGTGACCAGTCTGACTCTTCATGATCCCAACATTTTTGGTCCCCAGTACAGATGCTGAAATGCTACATGATGCTGCTGAAGACTTGGGGACCCCACTCTGCAAGGGGAACAAAGGGTTGGATATATTCCCCAAATTCCTCCCCTAAGCATAAACATAAGACACCTCTCTGCAGAAATAAACTTGCTTTATAACCAATATAATCTCTTTGCTTTTGAATGTAACAGGATACCCAGGTTCCCCCAATTCCCTTCAATCTTGGAGGAAGAGTTTAAAGTTGTACATAGGATCAGAAAGGACCCAAGGCTGGCagtggagaaagggaggaaatacACTTTGGAGTGACTAGTTTAGCCCTGAGGGAAGGGCATGAAATGTATAGGGGGACAGGTAGAGAAGGTTTAAAGTGACAcccaaagaagagagggaagctATCTCTTGTAGTGATTCAACCCTGAGAAAACAGATAGGGCGTGGAATTGACTGTCCCCCTTTGGTGGATGAAAGGTCACCTGGTTAGAAGTCCCCAGGACATAGTAATAGAGGCACAAGCATCCAAGGAGTGCCGATTTGGTGGAGTGTGGAATAGTGGCTGTTATTGGGTATATGTGTAGTAGAGGGTGCGAAGCTGGTcccagaaaaacagagagaggatggTGTGAGGGCCAAGGCGGAAGTAGGAGGCTCCTATACCCTTGTACATGCCAAAAATGCCCTCTGTCCGAGCCGTCTGCAGCATAGCGTCCAACAACCCCCGGTACATGAGGCCctgagagcaggttggagagggagggagagaacaggGTAGGAGTTTGTCAGAGCCCATCAGCGGCCTCACGTTTGTAGGCTGCCCCACTTGCATTCACAatctcttctccccctccttccagttttccctgcctctctGAACCCACGCTCTCCCTTACCTTGCCCTGAGTGTCTGTGGGCTGGTTGTAGAGCCTTGTGCTGACCACATCAAACGGTGTCATGGCCAGGACCACTGCAACGCCACTCACCATGGCGG from Saccopteryx leptura isolate mSacLep1 chromosome 2, mSacLep1_pri_phased_curated, whole genome shotgun sequence carries:
- the RANGRF gene encoding ran guanine nucleotide release factor isoform X2; amino-acid sequence: MEPTRDYPLFGGAFSATLPPGAINVSDLRPVPDNQEVFCHRMTDQSLIVELLELQAHVRGEEAARYHFEDVGAVQEARTVQVETVQALLLENLALRGYCEEAWVLSGTQQVAKENPQVAKDVTLHLALLRLPQYQTDLLLTFNQPPTDAEMLHDAAEDLGTPLCKGNKGLDIFPKFLP
- the RANGRF gene encoding ran guanine nucleotide release factor isoform X1, with protein sequence MEPTRDYPLFGGAFSATLPPGAINVSDLRPVPDNQEVFCHRMTDQSLIVELLELQAHVRGEEAARYHFEDVGAVQEARTVQVETVQALLLENLALRGYCEEAWVLSGTQQVAKENPQVAKDVTLHLALLRLPQYQTDLLLTFNQPPPDSRSSLDPEDLSLLPWSLGDFEQLVTSLTLHDPNIFGPQYRC